The Toxotes jaculatrix isolate fToxJac2 chromosome 21, fToxJac2.pri, whole genome shotgun sequence genome includes a region encoding these proteins:
- the cbx7b gene encoding chromobox protein homolog 7, which produces MELSAIGEQVFAVESIVKKRVRKGNVEYLLKWKGWPPKYSTWEPEEHILDHRLVQAYEEKEQRDRSLGHRRKGAKAKRLLLQNTVYTMDLRSAHKTTEKPPPRLRLSLTRSLVPEDEDEDEDEPYSACGQGPGPQLAHHKSKPRRSQFRCLDSNPPSPTQEDWEGLGEEEEEEEEEEETELAQKETAEKRGDILNGRERTDEWSSTIEPDEDQTEKPDDVWRPVIGPGEVTVTDVTLNSLTVTFRESRVAKGFFRDWGLEV; this is translated from the exons GGGAATGTGGAGTATCTGTTGAAGTGGAAAGGATGGCCTCCAAA ATACAGTACATGGGAACCGGAGGAACATATTCTGGACCACCGCTTGGTGCAGGCCTACGAGGAGAA agagcagagagacaggtcTCTGGGTCACAGGAGGAAAGGAGCCAAAGCCAAAAGACTCCTTCTGCAG AATACTGTCTACACCATGGACCTCCGCAGCGCTCACAAGACTACAGAGAAGCCTCCTCCTCGCCTGCGCCTCTCCCTGACGCGCTCGCTGGTCCCCGAGGACGAGGACGAAGACGAGGACGAGCCGTACAGTGCCTGCGGGCAGGGCCCGGGACCACAGCTGGCACATCACAAAAGCAAACCCAGGAGGTCGCAGTTCAGGTGCCTTGACTCAAACCCTCCGAGTCCAACGCAAGAGGACTGGGAAGGcctgggagaggaggaagaagaagaagaagaagaggaggagacagagctggCTCAGaaggagacagcagagaagaggGGAGACATTCTTAATG GACGAGAGAGGACAGACGAGTGGAGCTCCACCATCGAACCAGACGAAGACCAGACGGAGAAGCCAGACGACGTCTGGAGGCCTGTGATTGGTCCGGGAGAGGTGACGGTCACGGACGTCACCCTCAACTCCCTCACAGTGACTTTCCGAGAGTCGAGAGTGGCCAAAGGCTTCTTCAGAGACTGGGGCCTGGAGGTCTGA